One region of Populus trichocarpa isolate Nisqually-1 chromosome 4, P.trichocarpa_v4.1, whole genome shotgun sequence genomic DNA includes:
- the LOC7453657 gene encoding probable protein phosphatase 2C 60 yields the protein MLSGLMNLLRACFRPRSDQYVHTNSDTGGRQDGLLWYKDHGQHVNGEFSMAVVQANNLLEDQSQLESGSLSLHESGPHGTFVGVYDGHGGPETSRYINDHLFQHLKRFTSEQQSMSVEVIRKAFQATEEGFLSLVTKQWPMKPQIAAVGSCCLVGVICNGTLYIANLGDSRAVLGRAVKATGEVLSIQLSAEHNACIESVRHELHALHPDDSQIVVLKHNVWRVKGLIQVSRSIGDVYLKKAEFNREPLYAKFRLREPFKNPILSSEPSISAHQLQAHDQFIIFASDGLWEHLSNQEAVDIVQNHPHNGSARRLVKAALQEAAKKREMRYSDLKKIDRGVRRHFHDDITVIVVFLDSNLVSRASSVKCSNISVRGGGISLPPNTLAPCTTPTEAGRL from the exons ATGTTATCTGGGTTGATGAACCTTTTGAGGGCCTGCTTCCGGCCAAGGTCTGATCAATATGTTCACACGAATTCGGATACTGGTGGTCGCCAAGACGGGCTGTTGTGGTACAAAGATCATGGGCAGCACGTAAATGGTGAATTTTCTATGGCAGTAGTGCAGGCCAACAATTTACTTGAGGATCAGAGTCAGCTTGAGTCGGGAAGTTTGAGCTTACATGAATCTGGCCCGCATGGTACTTTTGTTGGGGTTTATGATGGACATGGAGGGCCTGAGACATCGCGCTACATCAACGATCACCTCTTTCAGCATCTCAAGA GGTTTACTTCGGAGCAACAATCGATGTCAGTGGAAGTGATACGGAAGGCATTTCAAGCAACAGAAGAGGGTTTTCTTTCTCTCGTTACTAAACAGTGGCCTATGAAACCCCAAATTGCAGCAGTTGGATCCTGCTGCCTGGTTGGTGTGATCTGTAATGGAACCCTTTACATTGCCAACCTCGGTGATTCGCGTGCTGTTTTGGGTAGAGCTGTGAAGGCAACAGGGGAAGTTCTGTCTATTCAGCTATCTGCTGAGCACAACGCTTGCATAGAGTCTGTGAGACATGAACTGCACGCCTTGCATCCTGATGACTCACAGATTGTAGTTTTAAAGCACAATGTGTGGCGTGTAAAAGGTCTTATACAG GTTTCCAGATCTATTGGTGATGTATATTTGAAGAAGGCCGAGTTCAACAGGGAACCTTTATATGCTAAATTTCGACTTCGAGAACcttttaaaaatccaatattGAGCTCAGAACCATCAATATCAGCGCACCAGCTGCAGGCTCATgatcaatttattatatttgccTCTGATGGCCTTTGGGAGCACCTAAGCAATCAAGAAGCAGTTGATATTGTTCAAAATCATCCACACAAT GGAAGTGCAAGGAGGCTTGTAAAAGCTGCCTTGCAAGAAGCagcaaagaagagagaaatgagaTATTCAGACCTGAAAAAGATTGATCGTGGTGTGCGGCGGCATTTCCATGATGACATAACTGTGATTGTTGTGTTCCTTGACTCGAATCTTGTAAGCAGGGCTAGCTCGGTCAAATGCTCAAATATATCTGTTAGAGGGGGTGGAATCAGCCTGCCTCCCAACACACTGGCTCCTTGCACCACACCAACGGAAGCTGGCAGGCTTTGA